Proteins found in one Nostoc sp. NIES-3756 genomic segment:
- a CDS encoding glycosyltransferase family 4 protein yields the protein MSNQSYTIALLHWGDLIEDFLDTIGVSFEAFCNEMSGGWMFGYIEALKLANVRTVLFCISARVNEPVRHTHKPTGATICVLPASKLYQVVRRPMLQPYGWTVKEVFGHVSGIRRPFLGVLKDAAPYLATPILHLARELRREGCEAILCQEYEYGRFDVCVLLGRLLNLPVFATFQGGDFQLSRWERFLRPLALSACAGLVVATQTEAQRLQSRYNFPSAKIARIFNPMDVAHWHKRDGLRPAIGDRTQARTTLNIPLDAQVVVYHGRIEIYRKGLDILMDAWQHICQQRPDRDLRLLLVGTGSDAEKLAQLITEKQLSGVIWKNEYIRDRTMIQLYLSAANVYTLPSRHEGFPVAPIEAMSSSLPVVATDAPGVPDILPDGELSGGIIVPREDSTALAQALSSILDNPTWGYELGKRARDRAETAFSLEAIGQQLREFLLINKS from the coding sequence ATGAGTAACCAATCATACACCATAGCCCTTTTACATTGGGGCGATTTAATTGAAGATTTTTTAGACACCATTGGTGTGAGTTTTGAGGCTTTTTGCAACGAAATGTCCGGTGGCTGGATGTTCGGTTATATCGAGGCGTTAAAGTTAGCTAATGTGCGGACTGTGCTGTTTTGTATTTCCGCGCGGGTGAATGAACCTGTGCGTCACACCCACAAGCCGACAGGTGCAACTATCTGTGTACTACCTGCATCTAAACTTTATCAAGTCGTGCGTCGTCCTATGTTGCAGCCTTACGGCTGGACTGTCAAAGAGGTATTTGGCCATGTGTCGGGTATCCGCCGTCCTTTTTTGGGAGTGCTAAAAGATGCTGCACCTTATCTAGCCACCCCAATATTACATCTTGCCCGTGAACTGCGGCGTGAAGGATGTGAAGCTATTTTGTGTCAAGAATACGAATATGGGCGGTTTGATGTTTGTGTATTGTTGGGGCGATTGTTAAATTTACCTGTATTTGCCACTTTTCAAGGGGGAGACTTTCAACTTTCGCGCTGGGAACGTTTTTTACGTCCCTTGGCACTCTCAGCCTGCGCGGGTTTAGTCGTAGCCACCCAAACCGAAGCCCAGAGGTTACAGTCTCGCTACAATTTTCCATCTGCAAAGATAGCCAGGATTTTTAACCCGATGGATGTGGCGCATTGGCATAAACGCGATGGGCTACGCCCCGCCATAGGCGATCGCACTCAAGCTAGAACAACTTTAAATATTCCCTTAGATGCCCAGGTTGTAGTTTATCACGGGCGGATAGAAATCTATCGTAAAGGGCTAGATATCCTCATGGATGCTTGGCAACATATCTGCCAACAGCGCCCTGATAGGGATTTAAGGTTATTACTTGTGGGTACTGGTTCTGACGCAGAAAAATTAGCTCAATTGATTACCGAGAAGCAGTTATCTGGCGTGATTTGGAAAAATGAATACATCCGCGATCGCACCATGATCCAACTCTATTTATCTGCTGCGAATGTCTACACCCTGCCTTCCCGCCACGAAGGTTTTCCCGTTGCACCCATCGAAGCCATGTCTTCCAGTCTACCAGTAGTAGCTACAGATGCCCCTGGTGTTCCTGATATTTTACCAGATGGGGAATTATCAGGAGGAATTATTGTACCCCGTGAAGATAGCACAGCCCTAGCTCAAGCCCTTAGTTCCATTTTAGACAACCCAACCTGGGGATATGAACTAGGTAAACGCGCTCGCGATCGCGCCGAAACAGCTTTTTCTCTAGAAGCGATTGGCCAGCAACTACGTGAATTTTTACTAATAAATAAAAGCTGA
- a CDS encoding glycosyltransferase family 39 protein, translating into MKISRSFYLLIAILMVAAILRLQHINQPFDDAFSWRQSSTAMMAENFYRRNWNIFYPEVSWHGPGTSYNGREFQTVSYIAALLYIPFGQHDWIGRLIPVIFGLWGIFALYQLVRRVWDEEHALASATMIAILPGSIFIERSFLPDPAMVSLMTTSFWMLVVYVQTERFRYLMLASAIAIWGLLTKIPGLIVGIPMLYAVLTIFASRRVLNYKKLVIIGLAGVITLLPVLIYYLWARHLALSYPPYHFAGSGNWLWHQGLDKWWEQQYFFPLLSQRFRGWMWTLPVIILVVFGLLCKPPKKANKDKAPWLFHWWLLGGILYYIIGAKELVDNPWNFHIINPAAAALAGHGIIVITSCASHIFGSPASSLLAGLIILLIGKVGMSSLNSMYMPYANDSYKLGLALRQLSQPQELVLTMANDLGDPIPIYYSRRRGWVFPPAQKDQSWAELPQDDTQSIQLFENLRVEGADLFGVVNNQLQELWQNHLKFMQYIERTCQREQENGEFVIYRILKQKKSSSAHE; encoded by the coding sequence ATGAAAATCAGCCGTTCTTTTTATCTATTAATAGCCATATTGATGGTAGCAGCGATACTACGGCTTCAACACATCAATCAGCCATTTGATGATGCTTTTAGTTGGCGACAGTCGAGTACGGCAATGATGGCAGAAAATTTCTATCGTCGAAACTGGAATATTTTTTATCCGGAAGTGAGTTGGCATGGCCCTGGGACTAGTTACAATGGACGGGAATTTCAAACAGTAAGTTATATAGCTGCACTTTTATATATTCCCTTTGGTCAGCATGATTGGATAGGTCGTTTAATTCCAGTCATATTTGGTTTGTGGGGGATATTTGCTTTATACCAACTCGTGCGTCGTGTATGGGATGAAGAACACGCGCTGGCGAGTGCGACAATGATAGCGATTTTACCAGGAAGTATTTTTATTGAAAGGTCGTTTCTCCCCGACCCGGCAATGGTTTCACTGATGACGACTAGTTTCTGGATGCTAGTAGTATATGTGCAAACAGAACGCTTTCGCTATTTGATGCTGGCAAGTGCGATCGCGATTTGGGGTTTATTAACCAAAATTCCTGGCTTAATTGTCGGTATACCAATGCTTTATGCAGTTCTTACAATCTTCGCCAGTAGAAGAGTTCTCAATTACAAAAAGCTGGTGATCATCGGTCTGGCTGGTGTGATCACCCTCTTACCAGTATTAATTTATTACCTATGGGCAAGACATCTTGCTCTTTCTTATCCACCTTACCATTTTGCTGGTTCGGGTAACTGGCTTTGGCATCAAGGTTTAGATAAATGGTGGGAGCAACAATATTTTTTCCCTCTTCTCAGCCAGCGTTTTCGCGGTTGGATGTGGACTCTACCAGTTATCATTCTTGTTGTATTCGGTCTTTTGTGTAAACCTCCAAAGAAAGCAAACAAAGATAAAGCACCTTGGTTATTTCATTGGTGGTTATTAGGAGGGATTCTTTACTACATTATTGGAGCCAAAGAACTTGTTGATAATCCTTGGAATTTTCATATTATCAATCCGGCTGCGGCTGCACTAGCAGGTCATGGAATCATTGTCATTACCTCTTGCGCTTCCCACATTTTTGGCTCACCCGCCTCATCATTATTAGCAGGATTAATCATATTGCTCATAGGTAAAGTCGGAATGAGCAGCCTGAACTCTATGTATATGCCCTATGCCAACGATAGCTACAAACTAGGCTTGGCTTTACGTCAACTTAGCCAACCTCAAGAACTAGTTCTCACAATGGCTAATGATTTAGGCGATCCTATTCCTATCTACTATAGTCGGCGGAGAGGTTGGGTATTTCCACCAGCCCAAAAAGACCAATCTTGGGCTGAATTACCTCAAGATGACACTCAATCCATACAACTATTTGAGAATCTGCGTGTTGAAGGCGCTGATTTGTTTGGAGTTGTCAACAATCAGCTACAAGAACTTTGGCAAAACCATCTTAAATTCATGCAATATATCGAGCGTACTTGTCAACGTGAACAAGAAAATGGAGAGTTTGTAATTTATCGCATCCTCAAGCAAAAAAAGTCTTCATCTGCTCATGAGTAA